Proteins encoded by one window of Chondromyces crocatus:
- a CDS encoding rhomboid family intramembrane serine protease, with protein MDERMTMGFPRPGRALIGVMVAITCIWVMFAVGLNFGDVSNAVLAPFVGDVDKVLHGQVWRLLTAPLIHDPRNPWHLLTTLMGLYFLGTPLEQRWGAKRTLLFLVGSAAFAYAVQVAATVLVPRVGQAGFYGGLGMVEAVAIAWALAYRNATVRLFFVLPVSGTMLLVFVVAMSVLNLISLRAPPEGLITPFGGMLAGWLFGELSPLRRLLVRLRFRQLQGKSDTLRRMRTSSPRSRSGPPLRVLPGGQKSNPKDKRWLN; from the coding sequence ATGGACGAGCGAATGACGATGGGCTTTCCGCGACCGGGGAGAGCCCTCATCGGCGTGATGGTGGCCATCACGTGCATCTGGGTGATGTTCGCCGTCGGCCTGAACTTCGGTGACGTGAGCAACGCCGTGCTCGCTCCCTTCGTCGGAGACGTCGACAAAGTCCTGCACGGGCAGGTGTGGCGCCTGCTGACAGCTCCGCTGATCCACGACCCGCGCAACCCCTGGCATCTGCTGACGACGCTGATGGGGCTCTACTTCCTCGGCACACCCCTGGAGCAGCGGTGGGGCGCCAAGCGGACCCTGCTCTTCCTGGTGGGCTCCGCGGCCTTTGCCTATGCCGTTCAGGTGGCTGCCACGGTGCTCGTGCCCAGGGTCGGGCAAGCGGGCTTCTACGGTGGGCTAGGGATGGTCGAAGCAGTCGCGATTGCCTGGGCGCTCGCTTACCGAAATGCGACGGTCCGGCTCTTCTTCGTCCTGCCTGTGAGCGGGACGATGCTGCTCGTCTTCGTGGTCGCGATGTCGGTTCTGAACCTCATCTCCCTGCGTGCACCGCCCGAAGGTCTCATCACGCCCTTCGGCGGCATGCTGGCTGGATGGCTGTTCGGGGAGTTGTCCCCCCTGCGTCGCCTCCTCGTGCGCCTCCGCTTCAGGCAGCTGCAGGGGAAGTCAGATACCCTGCGCCGCATGCGGACATCCTCCCCGCGAAGCCGCTCAGGGCCTCCGCTGCGCGTCCTGCCTGGCGGGCAGAAGTCGAACCCCAAGGACAAGCGCTGGCTCAACTAG